In the Candidatus Bathyarchaeia archaeon genome, CAAACATTTGCTGTGTGAGAGGACGCCAACGTTCTCTCGGAGTAGGGGTAATTGTTAAGGTCTGCTCAATTTCCTCAAACTCCGCTGAGAGGTCCAACCCAATTTCTTTAAGTCCAGTCTCTGCTCGGATGAAGGCTCCGCAGGCAATTGAGGTGCAGCCGCCTTCAGTGACGCCCCTAAAAATCGCGAGGTCATCGCTTCCACGGGTAACGGCGTAATGAGGAAAGACGCGTCGGATGGAGTTTTCACCTTTAAGAAGCCATGAGCCCCGCAGGGAACTAAACCAAGAAATCTTGTGCGTCAAAGGACTAAACGGCTTTCCCGCTTCCAGAATTGTCACTTCAAAGCCGTTCTGAGCCAATTCTCTTGCGGCAACTGACCCGCCAGCGCCAGACCCCACCACAATCGCCTTCATTTTAGTCCCTCCGCGTTGCCAAAGTTGAGGTCTGCCGTGCATTGGGCGCAGCCGTTGGTCATGTACTCCTTAAACTTCATGCACACATTTGGCTGCAATCCCTTTATGACGCCCTCATCCGCGGCGCTAAGAACTTCGCAGGTCAGCTTGGAGTATTTCTCAGCTAATGCGCATCGGTCAATGATGGCTTTTGCTTGCGAATTGTCAAGCCATTCCAAACGGAACTCGATGCCTAAAACACGGTACAAAACCTTCGCCGCCTTAGCAAGGTCTTTGGGGTTGTTACTGACACCGAGCCTGACCCGAGTTTGCCTGCCCAATTCTTCGCCTACCGCAAACAAGGCTTCCCGTCCCAACGCTACAGCTTTTTCGTGTCCGACAAGAGCTGCTAATTCTTCGACGAGGATTGCGTGGGTTTGAGCCATGTTTGCTCTTTGCTGCTTAATGCTTTTGGAGACCTCGGTTTCTGTGTGTACTGGGGGTGTTGTTGAGTTTTTTTCAATAAGCGATTGCAGAGCTAGCGTTGTCTGACGGGAAACCTTGGCGAGCTCTTTTCGGATAACAAATTTTGGAGTCCAACAACTAAGAATTAGAAGCCTAACACCCATGCTATCCACCGGGTTTTTCGACCCCGCCGAGGTGCACTTCACCTTCAGGGGACACACCACTGTAAAAGGAGTTTATGATTTTTTCGAGTTTCTGAGAAACCACCCGACGCTTCAGCTTCAGGTTTGGCGTCAACTCACCACCGTCAACGCTTAAATCATTTACAAGAATTGCCCATTTCTTTATCTTTTCTGGGTTTGAGAGGCGACGATTCATTTCTTCAATAGCTTCATCAATGGCAGAAAGCGTTGTATGGTCGTAGTGCGCCTTGTCTACCCAAGCTATTGCGGAGCAGTATGGTTTGGATTCGCCCACCAGCAACGCTTCCGATACGAAGGGCAATTCCCGTAGCATGCCTTCGATTT is a window encoding:
- a CDS encoding L-2-amino-thiazoline-4-carboxylic acid hydrolase; this translates as MGVRLLILSCWTPKFVIRKELAKVSRQTTLALQSLIEKNSTTPPVHTETEVSKSIKQQRANMAQTHAILVEELAALVGHEKAVALGREALFAVGEELGRQTRVRLGVSNNPKDLAKAAKVLYRVLGIEFRLEWLDNSQAKAIIDRCALAEKYSKLTCEVLSAADEGVIKGLQPNVCMKFKEYMTNGCAQCTADLNFGNAEGLK